From Henckelia pumila isolate YLH828 unplaced genomic scaffold, ASM3356847v2 CTG_391:::fragment_3, whole genome shotgun sequence:
AGCCGACATTCCCTTAGTATCGTGGCACTACCTTTTGCAGAGATGTCAGAGTACAGATGATCTTATCCAGAAATGGCACGGTAGAAAATTGTTGTGAATAAACTGATGCAGTTAGTTTGGCAAGGGTAAACTGATGGATTCAGTTTAGCAAGGTAAACTGATTTGCATCCCTTAGCTAGTTGAGCGCGGTCGTTGATAGTGAAGTTATCAGTTTAGCGATTCATTTTATCAATTTAGTTTATCGAAGTAAACTGCATCCCTTAGCCATGTGGTCGTTGATAGTGACGTCATCATTTTCGAATATCAGTTTAGCTCTTTTTGGTTGCTCAATTAGTTTGGCTTTCTtttgtaaataccaaaactaaatttcccaacaCTAATCTTTATTCTCAATATTATgcgttatatataataattttctaATATATATTGCAAAGGAagagtttaattgtgtattttTATATTGTCATTGAGTTTAATTTATTGCCTTAAATTAGTCttctaatatattttaaaatgagagagtttaattgtgtattgTTACTATTGTCTATATTCTCCTTgggtttattttattgttttaaattagTCTTCGATTTGCATTTGATTTATTgtttttgttaaatttttatttaagtgtttaattTGTATTTTCCAAATGGCAAAAATGGACGACATCAACATATTTCGAGGTTCAAGAATGAAGAATTTTTTGGACAATAAAATATCGACGTATTTGTTATAAATGATCTTTTATTCTCAATAAACGtgttatatttaataattttctaatatatatctaaaaaatgtagagtttaattgtgtattATCGATATTGTCCTTGGGTTTAATTTATGGGTGATGCTACGTGTACACGGAGGGTTACACATTGCActtaaaattacataaatatcttTAATGCATTgtgaaaagattttttttaaatcaagtggagggataattttgtaatttcatgtgTAGCAACCTAATGTGAAAATCAatatgtacatgtagcattttcCTTAATTTATTTCCTTAAATTAGTCTTCAATTTGCATTTGATTTATTGTACATGTGTGTTAAATTTGTATTTAAGtgtttaatttgttttcttCAAATGGCGAAAATGGATTACATCAACATATTTCGAGGTTCAAGAATGGAGATTTTGTTGGACAGCGAAACGTCGACGTATTTGTTATTACTAATATCTATTCTCAATATTAtgtgttatatataataattttagaatatatGTTAAAAAGAAAAAGTTTAATTGTGTATTGCTTATATTATCattgagtttaatttatttctttaaATTAGTTTTCGTTTTgcatttgatttattgtgtatgttaaatttttgtttaagtactgtttaatttatttcaatatttcacacatggtgtttggtgcaaataactcattAAAGATATATAGGACAAATTAAAGTTGAGAGGATTGGAACAATTACAACCATCGGCCTTCTCGATTACTCGATCCttggctatatatatatatatatatatatagttggcCTCATCAGATTCTTTTCCTTGTGATCAACAATATATAGGCCGATTTAAAGAAAAACCAATCGGACTGTAAATTTCAGTTTACACGGTTCAATTCTAATGGTTTGGTATTTGATTACACAGCTCTTATATATGATGGATAGAAGTACTAATTTTTTTAGATGATTAAATGAACAAGAAGTTCCATTGaagtaatattttaaaaataaattaaaaacatgtttaaatatttttattgtatgGTACACGtgcatattatattatatattgataAAGTACAAGTAACTGATACGGAATAGTTATTCATATATATTAatacaagatatataatataaacagttgacaaacaaaattaaaacaaGTCATTGAACAAGCAAGCAGAAAACCGTACGTACGTATTACAACAATATTATTTCAAATTGCCCAATATTccaaatatttaaacaatattgaATGATTCCTACGTTGGGCAAATCGACAAATCACAATCAAAATATAGAAGAAACGAAATGCagcttatacatatatatatgcatgcatgcattattattattattattatttttttaaaaaaaataataataataatttcgaTCGATCAGGCCCATTTAGCCATGAGGGACATCCCTCCGGCACCCAACAAGACGGCGGCGTAAGATTTGATCTGTAATTTGATGCTGCCTTGCAGCTTGGCGCCCATAAAATCAGCTGCCAACAGATCAACGAGAGCCATGTAAATCAAGAGGCCAGAAGACGAAGCATTGAGCAGACCCACAGTTATCAAGGAACGAGGGCTGTTTTCTTTGTAAGTGCTGGACAATGCCATCCCCAGCGCAATCCCGAATGGAGTGGTCACCGCGAAGAAGAAGGCCATCGCAGCCTTCTTTAACAAGCCGTATTCCGCCTGGAGAATGCAACCGCCCAGACCCATTCCTTCGAACATTTGATGGAAGCAGAGTGCGGCAACCAGCCCTTTGATTGTGCAAGTGTTGTTGGAGGCGCCAAGAGACAGTCCTATCACTATGGAATGAACGATGATTCCCAGCTCTAGAACCTGCAGTACGTGCATGCCAATattcaatataatatatattcattaatgaacttataataaatttttttttgatatataCTTAAATATATAACTTGAGTAGCTACTAACCATTGCAATTACTCTATACCGTAGAAGTTGTGAGCCGGCCGCCTCGACATGATTAATCAATTTTCCAGCTCCATGGCCGTGATGGCCATGAAAATGCGATTCATGATCATGATCTGCCGCTGCAGCCATCTCCTGGTCTCTTGACTCGGCCGTGGGCAGCACCACTACTCCTGATTTATTATTCTGACTATATAGACTGGTGGCCATGGAGTCGATCATAAGCGTGACGATTGCGGAAAGCATGGCCACAAATCCAGTGAAAGGGAACTTATGCCATGGATTATCCTTCAAACAGGGGGATGACAACATGTCGAATGAATCAGGAAGAACGTGCATGAAGCCAGTGGCCAGAATTATTCCAGCTGCAAAAGCCTTGACGATCACGAAGAGGCTGCGTTCGGGGCTTAGTGCGGGGATGGAGCGCGTGACAAGTGGCAAGCATACGCCGATCATGCTTGTTACGAGAATGGATGCAATGGCGATGATTTTGAGAGGCAGTGCTTTCTTCTTGTCCACGCAGCCAACATCATCTTCTGCTCCGCATTCCTGCACAACCGATACAACCTGCACCGAAAAGTTGGAAACCAAAAGGAACAACACCAAAACAATAGCAGCAGTAGTAGTACTcatgatcatatatatattgttttacttaattaattatttgtgtatcgatatatattaatatacgAGCTGTTGTTGATTGTTTGAGTAGTACTTGAATTAGCtagaatatacatatatatatatatatatatatagtagctAGCTAGGACGATATATTAccggaatatatatatatataatatcaattaataaatattttttttgatagAGATCGAGCTATATGTAAATGGCATGAATTATGGCACTGGAAGAGTACTGACCAAGTCCAGTACGATCATCCGCCAAACGCCCACTGTATGCAGACGTGTGGATATCTGTGTGGTTTCGTGTGTTCCTTGCAGTTGCATGTACGGATGGAGCGTGTACTGTTAAAATAATCAAACGTGGCAACAATTAATTACTTCCGAAATTCATTCTCTATCTTAAGCAAAATGAatcgaaaaatatatatataataaagatCAGGCCAGGATTTGATAtacatatttcaattttttatttttttaaagtccGGAAGATAACTGATGATGGATTTTTGTGGGAATTTGAAAGCAACTAATGTCAAATCTTTCGGTCCACACACAACTTTTTAGGTTACTTTTAGATTGATGATCAGATTGATTTGGAACGAAGATAAATTAATTCCATGATGGATTTCAAACAACActcattttgaatatatttcGAGTCCACcacaattatttttaaatttttttagctTGATTCATAATAGACTTgaaattcatttaaattttgtttatacAAATAAATGAAACAATTTGAAATGATTGATTTCAAATCCATCAATACGAACAAAACATTAGATAATTATACCAAAACTGACCGTTAGGAAAGATTTTTCACCTAAGTAGAGTTACGTTTATATATACTAATGTATCATCGCACTTGTTGCATgcttataatataatatgttaGGGGAGATTTTTCTGCTCTCACGCACCCAAATAGAGTTTATATATATCAAGCGTTGCGtgcttgtataatatttttaaaaaattaatttgatttatattcaaataaaagTATTATCGTGGTTGTAAAAATTACCGAGAGACTAACTGCAATTTAAAATgtcgaaataaaaaaaacaaaaataaaaaacatataaaatccaagTCAGATTGAATACCCATATACATAATgattaatgtatatatatatatatatatatgagtttctttcaagtgcccacctatcatgcccactaccatgcccaccaatgatgtggcactattctattggacctacaatttatcacatctttatcacatccaatagaatagtgtcacatcattggtgggcatggtagtgggcatgaAAGGTgtgcacttgaaagaaactcatatatatatatatatatatatatagagttcttttatggtgcccaacactatatgcccattTCATGCCCActatgtacaatagatgagttgacttgtacatggtgggcattaagtgagcatatagtgttggacaccataaatatatatatatatatatatatatatatatatatatatatatatatatatatagtttctttcaagtgcccacctaccatgcccatatagagtttctttcaaatgcccacctaccatgcccaacaatgatgtgacactattctattggatgtccaatagaatagtgtcacatcattgttggacatgataggtgggcatttgaaagaaactatatatatatatatatatatatatatatatatatatatatatatatatatatatatatatatgtccaaGTTTGTTAGTGCTGTTCATAATTGACTCTAACAATGATTGGCGTGGAGATTTAAAGAAAGCCATTATTCGTGCCTTTGGTACTATCAAGTACTCACAGTACGTAGAATCTATGATATGAGGACGGTGAAGTGTCCCCCCAATCGTTATCACTTCTCTACAGTTGACTTTTGAGCTTTGAATGCTAATTTGATTGAGACATCGTATCCTTcccaa
This genomic window contains:
- the LOC140871125 gene encoding probable zinc transporter 10, which translates into the protein MIMSTTTAAIVLVLFLLVSNFSVQVVSVVQECGAEDDVGCVDKKKALPLKIIAIASILVTSMIGVCLPLVTRSIPALSPERSLFVIVKAFAAGIILATGFMHVLPDSFDMLSSPCLKDNPWHKFPFTGFVAMLSAIVTLMIDSMATSLYSQNNKSGVVVLPTAESRDQEMAAAADHDHESHFHGHHGHGAGKLINHVEAAGSQLLRYRVIAMVLELGIIVHSIVIGLSLGASNNTCTIKGLVAALCFHQMFEGMGLGGCILQAEYGLLKKAAMAFFFAVTTPFGIALGMALSSTYKENSPRSLITVGLLNASSSGLLIYMALVDLLAADFMGAKLQGSIKLQIKSYAAVLLGAGGMSLMAKWA